The proteins below come from a single Acidobacteriota bacterium genomic window:
- a CDS encoding DUF2892 domain-containing protein: MTLNMGPMDRLIRLLLAVLVALLLLAGVLEGTLAIVLGILALVFLVTSVIGFCPLYVPLKISTRKQ, translated from the coding sequence ATGACCTTGAACATGGGTCCGATGGACCGTCTGATCCGTCTTTTGCTGGCCGTTCTGGTCGCCCTCCTGCTTCTGGCGGGAGTTCTCGAAGGGACCTTGGCGATTGTCCTGGGAATCCTGGCCCTGGTTTTTCTGGTAACGAGTGTGATCGGCTTTTGTCCGCTATATGTGCCCCTGAAAATTTCGACCAGAAAACAATAG
- a CDS encoding YebC/PmpR family DNA-binding transcriptional regulator: MSGHSKWHSIKHKKAAADAKRGKIFTKLIRELSVAAKTGGGDPDKNPRLRKAILDAKGVNMPADNIKRAIQKGMGQLDGATYEEITYEGYGPGGVAIFISTLTDNKNRTVSELRHILSKNGGRMGESGCVSWMFKRQGYVTIDKDKADEEKLLEIGLAAGAEDVKDDGSQFEITTTPETYEAVVEALKQNDIEIADSNVGWLPQNTVKVEGKPAEQILRLMEELEDHDDVQNVSANFDISEEEIAQFS; this comes from the coding sequence ATGTCCGGACATTCGAAATGGCATTCCATCAAGCATAAAAAGGCCGCCGCCGACGCCAAGCGGGGCAAGATCTTCACCAAACTCATCCGCGAGTTGAGCGTGGCCGCCAAGACCGGCGGCGGAGACCCCGACAAGAACCCCCGTCTGCGCAAGGCCATTCTTGACGCCAAAGGCGTCAACATGCCGGCCGACAATATCAAACGGGCCATCCAGAAAGGCATGGGCCAGCTCGATGGGGCGACTTACGAGGAAATCACCTACGAGGGTTACGGCCCCGGCGGCGTGGCCATTTTCATCTCCACGCTCACCGATAACAAGAACCGGACGGTTTCCGAGCTCCGGCACATCCTGTCCAAAAACGGGGGGCGTATGGGTGAATCGGGCTGTGTCTCATGGATGTTCAAGCGCCAGGGCTACGTCACGATCGATAAGGACAAGGCCGACGAGGAAAAGCTCCTGGAAATCGGCCTGGCCGCGGGCGCCGAGGACGTCAAGGACGACGGAAGCCAATTCGAGATCACGACCACGCCGGAAACCTATGAAGCCGTCGTCGAGGCTCTGAAACAGAACGACATCGAGATCGCCGATTCCAACGTCGGCTGGCTCCCCCAGAACACGGTCAAGGTCGAAGGCAAGCCGGCCGAACAGATCCTTCGCCTGATGGAGGAACTTGAGGACCACGACGACGTCCAGAACGTCTCCGCCAACTTCGACATCTCCGAAGAGGAGATCGCGCAATTTTCCTAG
- the ruvC gene encoding crossover junction endodeoxyribonuclease RuvC — protein MRVIGIDPSLVSTGFGVISCEDGRYVPVVYGAIRTSRSRPLPERLEEIRRELDTILSSFEVDEAAVENPFNARNVRTALILGQVRGAVLCALAGRKCALHEYSALEIKKAVTGYGQAQKPQVQIMVRALLNLDDDALSADAADALAAAVCHLNARQFRLKIEGG, from the coding sequence ATGAGGGTCATCGGCATCGATCCCAGCCTCGTCTCAACGGGATTCGGGGTCATATCCTGCGAGGACGGCCGCTATGTTCCCGTCGTTTACGGCGCCATCCGCACATCCCGGAGCCGCCCGCTTCCCGAAAGGCTCGAAGAAATCCGGCGCGAACTCGACACGATCCTAAGCTCTTTCGAGGTCGACGAGGCGGCCGTGGAAAACCCCTTCAACGCCCGGAATGTCCGGACGGCCCTCATCCTCGGACAGGTCCGCGGCGCCGTTCTCTGCGCCCTGGCCGGACGCAAGTGCGCCCTGCACGAGTATTCCGCCCTGGAAATCAAGAAGGCGGTCACCGGTTACGGCCAGGCACAAAAACCCCAGGTCCAGATCATGGTCCGGGCTCTTCTCAACCTGGACGACGACGCTCTGTCGGCGGACGCCGCCGACGCGCTGGCCGCGGCCGTCTGTCACCTCAACGCCCGGCAGTTCCGGTTGAAAATCGAGGGCGGCTGA
- the ruvA gene encoding Holliday junction branch migration protein RuvA, giving the protein MIAYLKGILVHKAPNQVIVDIAGVGYCAAVPLTTFFRLGEIGGPVALHIHTHLTDSSLSLFGFATSDEKDIFLKLIGISGIGPKLALNVLSGIEPGDFEDAVRNSDVARLSLVPGIGKKTALRIAMELQDKMEKKEELLAGRTSPQTEDIVSALTNLGFRRKEVERVVERAVSDLGPEQGFEKLLRECLSRMAKL; this is encoded by the coding sequence ATGATCGCATATCTCAAGGGGATCCTCGTCCATAAAGCCCCGAACCAGGTCATCGTGGACATCGCCGGCGTCGGATATTGCGCCGCGGTTCCTTTGACCACGTTTTTCCGTCTCGGCGAAATCGGCGGACCCGTGGCCCTGCACATTCACACCCATCTGACGGACAGTTCCCTGTCGCTTTTCGGTTTCGCCACGTCGGACGAAAAAGACATCTTTCTCAAGCTGATCGGCATCTCGGGCATCGGCCCGAAATTGGCTTTGAATGTCCTTTCCGGAATCGAGCCGGGCGATTTCGAAGACGCCGTCCGCAACAGCGACGTGGCCCGGCTCAGTCTTGTCCCGGGCATCGGGAAAAAAACGGCTCTCCGCATCGCCATGGAACTCCAGGACAAGATGGAGAAAAAGGAGGAACTCCTCGCGGGCCGGACGTCGCCTCAGACCGAGGACATCGTTTCGGCGCTCACCAACCTGGGGTTCCGGAGAAAAGAGGTGGAGCGCGTCGTCGAGCGGGCCGTCTCCGATCTCGGCCCCGAACAGGGATTTGAAAAACTTCTTCGGGAATGTCTGAGCCGGATGGCGAAACTATGA
- the ruvB gene encoding Holliday junction branch migration DNA helicase RuvB translates to MPAVLSPVRTKEDIIFEDSLRPRTLDEFVGQDNIKANLRVFIEAARKRGEHLDHVLLYGPPGLGKTSLAYLIAREMGVGIKPTSGPVIERTGDLSAILTGLQDHEVLFIDEIHRLHPSVEEILYSAMEDFSLDILIGQGPGARSHKLKIKKFTLIGATTRAGRITAPLRSRFGIIHRLDYYREEDLRAIILRSAGLLNVKVDPDGASQIALRSRGTPRVANRLLRRVRDFADVRNSPVITAREASGGLDKMEVDALGLDDVDRKILLTIMENFGGGPVGISTIAAAIDEDKDTIESIYEPFLMRIGFLERTTRGRKLTPRAYEHLGFSEPDSAGTKAQKRLFKD, encoded by the coding sequence ATGCCGGCCGTCCTGAGCCCCGTCCGCACCAAAGAAGACATCATCTTCGAGGACAGCCTCCGACCCCGGACTCTGGACGAATTCGTGGGACAGGACAACATCAAAGCCAACCTCCGCGTCTTCATCGAAGCCGCCCGCAAGCGCGGGGAACATCTCGACCATGTCCTTCTCTATGGCCCTCCGGGTCTCGGGAAGACCAGTCTGGCCTATCTCATCGCCCGGGAGATGGGCGTCGGCATCAAACCGACCTCGGGCCCCGTGATCGAACGGACGGGGGATCTTTCCGCCATCCTGACCGGCCTTCAGGATCATGAAGTCCTGTTCATTGACGAAATCCACAGGCTCCATCCTTCCGTCGAGGAAATCCTCTATTCGGCCATGGAGGATTTCAGTCTGGACATCCTCATCGGACAGGGACCCGGAGCCCGCTCCCATAAGCTCAAGATCAAGAAGTTCACTCTCATCGGCGCGACCACGCGGGCCGGGCGAATCACGGCGCCTCTCCGGAGCCGTTTCGGGATCATCCACCGTCTGGACTACTACCGGGAGGAGGATCTTCGGGCGATCATCCTCCGGTCGGCGGGTCTGCTCAACGTCAAGGTCGACCCGGACGGCGCATCTCAGATCGCTCTCCGATCGCGGGGAACCCCGCGGGTGGCCAACCGGCTCCTCCGGCGCGTCCGCGACTTCGCCGATGTCCGGAACAGCCCGGTCATCACGGCTCGGGAAGCCTCCGGCGGCCTGGACAAGATGGAGGTCGACGCCTTGGGCCTTGACGACGTCGACCGCAAGATCCTTTTGACCATTATGGAAAACTTCGGCGGCGGACCTGTGGGGATCTCGACCATCGCCGCGGCCATCGACGAGGACAAGGACACCATCGAATCCATATACGAACCGTTTCTCATGCGCATCGGTTTTCTGGAAAGAACGACCCGGGGGCGGAAACTGACGCCCCGGGCTTACGAACACCTCGGGTTTTCCGAGCCCGATTCCGCCGGGACCAAGGCCCAGAAGAGACTGTTCAAAGACTGA
- the queA gene encoding tRNA preQ1(34) S-adenosylmethionine ribosyltransferase-isomerase QueA, translating to MRLADFDYDLPRDLIAQHPAMRRDDARMMILERKTGTFTHDLFHNLPDRLSPKSLLVLNDVRVFPARVRGRVGGSEIEVLFLHETKPATWDILCRPARKAAPGKRIVFAPGFEGEVIACGPEGRRTLRFDVSDVKARLEDIGSAPLPPYIRRGAADSALREWDLERYQTVFADRGAAVAAPTAGLHFTPDTLAAVDAAGVEIRRLTLEVGPATFQPVRCERIDEHTMLLENYDIPEETAQAVTAAKREGRPVVAVGTTVVRTLESAWKDGRFRAGKAGTDLFIRPGFAFQVVDALLTNFHLPQSTLLMLVCAFAGRDVILRAYAEAVAEKYRFFSYGDCMLIL from the coding sequence ATGCGTCTCGCCGACTTCGATTACGATCTGCCCCGGGACCTGATCGCTCAGCATCCGGCGATGCGGCGGGACGATGCCCGCATGATGATTCTCGAGCGGAAGACCGGAACCTTCACTCACGACCTCTTCCATAACCTGCCGGACAGGCTGTCCCCGAAAAGCCTTCTCGTCCTGAACGATGTCCGGGTTTTTCCGGCCCGGGTCCGCGGCCGCGTCGGCGGGTCGGAGATCGAAGTTCTGTTTCTTCACGAAACCAAACCGGCGACCTGGGACATCCTGTGCCGGCCCGCCCGCAAGGCCGCTCCCGGAAAACGAATTGTCTTTGCCCCGGGATTCGAAGGCGAGGTGATCGCCTGCGGCCCCGAAGGGCGGCGGACCCTGCGGTTCGACGTCTCCGATGTCAAAGCCCGGCTTGAGGACATCGGCTCCGCTCCCCTTCCCCCCTACATTCGCCGCGGCGCCGCCGACAGCGCCCTGAGAGAATGGGATCTCGAACGCTACCAGACCGTCTTCGCCGACCGCGGCGCCGCCGTCGCCGCGCCCACGGCCGGTTTGCACTTCACGCCGGACACCCTGGCCGCGGTCGACGCAGCCGGAGTCGAGATCCGTCGTCTGACGCTCGAAGTCGGACCGGCCACCTTCCAACCGGTGCGATGCGAACGCATCGACGAACACACCATGCTTTTGGAAAACTACGATATTCCGGAAGAAACAGCCCAAGCCGTCACGGCGGCCAAGCGGGAAGGACGGCCGGTCGTCGCCGTTGGAACGACCGTCGTCCGGACCCTTGAAAGCGCCTGGAAAGACGGACGGTTCCGAGCGGGGAAAGCCGGCACGGACCTCTTCATCCGTCCCGGTTTTGCGTTTCAAGTCGTCGACGCGCTGCTGACAAATTTCCACCTGCCGCAATCCACGCTGTTGATGCTGGTCTGCGCCTTCGCCGGTCGGGATGTCATCCTCCGGGCTTATGCCGAAGCCGTCGCGGAAAAATACCGTTTTTTTTCCTACGGGGATTGCATGCTGATTCTCTGA
- a CDS encoding serine hydrolase, protein MSLGRIERILRWVALPLALLSLAAAPGGEARAGEPSFERAVREFEEFAERMMVRDRIPGLAAAFMKDDFVWVGSFGLADVENETPLPPDASFRLASITKPLTAIAVLQLYENGKIDLDAEIQAYVHDFPKKKWPVTVRLLLGHLAGISHYRNVDEEIRIREPKTTRQALAIFEDSDLVGEPGAVYNYSSYGYNLLGAVIEAVSGMAYGEYLRKHIFEPLEMNQSRMDSPLDLIPKRVRGYRIVNGRLMNSEYVDISSRFAGGGARSTVGDLMKFARGVMTGRLLKDETTRMMFASMALSNGRFTGYGMGWSVMPWRGRVQVSHGGNQPETRTQLVLFPIEGFAIAMAANLERSNLMPYIDKLAELAAGLRLEGDVYAPDRERQAVVDACSDVFSHGLSQFLWQGRSTAASAAERVAAFAYFNRNVAEGRFRSDYAAQRIKAAEGIHPVSNAAFAAVGSFMAEMLHNSLGGETLKQMQNDGPAAFFSAYIRLYRNRPDILKAFRFERSLERLILKWDADCTAVRTEEIRALLADQDPDLAAVTSRLKDLFRDLSFRPDFSERYLQAAQLRMDSGDFESAARIMDQAFALYPRSPSVLAGQAMVQFWRGDIERAGKTLWKARIEDPFLPLTGPDRLVSFGLRLAQSGKIREAVALAEAAAGFHPGDAHVFTALGDFRLRIGRKEGALEAYRKALELDPSLQAVAARIKELEDQRISMQSP, encoded by the coding sequence ATGAGTCTTGGGCGGATCGAAAGAATATTGCGGTGGGTTGCGCTGCCTCTGGCGCTGTTGAGCCTGGCGGCCGCTCCGGGCGGAGAAGCCCGGGCCGGGGAACCCTCCTTCGAGAGAGCGGTTCGTGAATTTGAAGAGTTCGCCGAACGGATGATGGTCCGGGACCGCATTCCGGGTCTGGCCGCAGCCTTCATGAAAGACGATTTCGTTTGGGTGGGAAGTTTCGGTTTGGCCGATGTCGAAAACGAAACCCCTCTTCCCCCCGATGCCTCCTTCCGACTGGCTTCGATCACCAAACCGTTGACTGCGATCGCCGTTCTTCAGCTTTACGAGAACGGAAAAATCGATCTCGATGCCGAAATTCAAGCCTATGTTCACGATTTCCCGAAGAAAAAGTGGCCGGTCACCGTCCGTCTCCTTCTCGGCCACCTGGCCGGAATCAGCCATTACCGGAATGTCGATGAGGAGATTCGGATCCGGGAGCCCAAGACCACCCGTCAGGCGCTGGCGATTTTCGAGGATTCCGATCTGGTCGGAGAACCGGGGGCCGTCTACAACTACTCGAGTTACGGCTACAACCTTCTCGGCGCGGTTATTGAGGCCGTTTCCGGGATGGCTTATGGAGAATATCTGAGAAAACATATTTTCGAGCCTCTGGAGATGAACCAATCACGAATGGACAGCCCCCTTGACCTTATCCCCAAACGGGTCCGCGGCTACCGGATCGTCAACGGCCGGCTCATGAATTCCGAATATGTCGATATCTCCAGCCGCTTTGCGGGCGGGGGTGCGCGATCGACTGTGGGTGATCTCATGAAGTTCGCCCGGGGCGTCATGACCGGCCGGCTGCTCAAGGACGAAACGACGCGGATGATGTTCGCCTCCATGGCCCTCTCCAACGGGCGTTTCACGGGTTATGGCATGGGCTGGAGCGTCATGCCCTGGCGAGGACGGGTTCAGGTTTCTCACGGCGGAAACCAGCCGGAAACCCGAACCCAACTCGTGCTTTTCCCCATCGAGGGTTTTGCCATCGCCATGGCCGCGAATCTCGAGAGATCGAACCTGATGCCCTATATCGATAAACTGGCCGAACTGGCCGCCGGTCTGCGTCTCGAAGGCGATGTCTATGCCCCGGATCGGGAACGCCAGGCGGTTGTCGACGCCTGTTCAGATGTTTTTTCACACGGATTGAGTCAATTTCTGTGGCAAGGACGATCCACAGCCGCTTCCGCGGCCGAAAGAGTGGCCGCCTTCGCCTATTTCAACCGAAATGTCGCCGAGGGCCGGTTCCGGTCGGATTATGCCGCTCAGCGCATCAAGGCGGCCGAGGGCATTCACCCGGTTTCCAACGCCGCTTTCGCCGCGGTCGGATCCTTCATGGCTGAAATGCTGCACAACAGCCTGGGCGGGGAGACCCTGAAGCAAATGCAGAATGACGGACCGGCCGCATTTTTCTCCGCCTACATCCGCCTTTACAGAAACCGGCCCGACATTCTGAAGGCCTTCCGTTTCGAGAGATCCCTTGAACGCCTGATTCTCAAATGGGACGCCGATTGCACGGCCGTTCGGACCGAAGAGATCCGGGCTCTCCTTGCGGATCAGGACCCCGACTTGGCGGCGGTGACATCCCGCTTGAAGGATCTTTTCAGGGATCTCTCCTTCCGGCCGGATTTCTCCGAACGCTATCTCCAGGCGGCTCAACTGAGGATGGATTCGGGAGATTTCGAATCGGCGGCGCGGATCATGGATCAGGCTTTCGCCCTGTATCCCCGATCGCCATCGGTTTTGGCCGGTCAGGCCATGGTCCAGTTCTGGAGGGGCGATATCGAGCGAGCCGGCAAGACTCTCTGGAAAGCGAGAATCGAGGATCCCTTTTTGCCCTTGACCGGTCCGGATCGGCTTGTCTCTTTCGGTCTGAGACTGGCCCAGTCGGGGAAAATCAGGGAAGCCGTCGCTCTGGCTGAAGCGGCGGCGGGTTTTCATCCCGGCGATGCCCACGTTTTTACCGCCCTCGGCGATTTTCGTCTTCGGATCGGGCGGAAAGAAGGGGCCCTGGAAGCTTACAGGAAAGCGTTGGAACTCGATCCGTCTCTCCAGGCGGTTGCGGCCAGAATCAAGGAACTCGAAGATCAGAGAATCAGCATGCAATCCCCGTAG
- a CDS encoding M28 family peptidase codes for MATARSVISSLAIPLLLLAAFDGPSVLVKIPKDGTDIWETLVAGRMTVIQELDSCYLVLAGAGDLPLLKGRGVPAIVLDRNTRGADYVILDAARAADAGLDSRGRLIPVEDGTVIFRPASGHAHDHLPPGLPHKYPAAASILEHLSRPVPSGLFTSQTVHRDETALRLSELVSRDRLRALVRGLQDFQTRYASTPQCEAAGESIYEVFASLGLQTEYHPFSFRGYESRNVMAEKPGETHPDEILIICGHYDSTSRFPLIFAPGADDNASGTAAVMEAARVLASVPMDFTVRFVAFSAEEWGLYGSRAYAVAARAAGEKIIGVINLDMIAYADAMPEDLEIIANPQSAWLSERLDLAANAYAGLAVRKIVNASFIYSDHASFWDMGYPAVLAIEDEPLRNPHYHRDTDTIETLNFDFFEAAVRAATGLLAELGQPVRPGLPASPRRLAARVFTYGSLFNTIRNTRLTWEPSPGAAGYNVYRSATSRVGYERLNSGLVAAPVFIDALISAEVPFYYVVAAVGPDGREGNFSSEVRVDPYAAPRAASVSLNFVGLFQGLQP; via the coding sequence ATGGCAACCGCACGGTCGGTGATTTCATCCCTGGCGATCCCGCTGCTTCTCCTGGCGGCCTTCGACGGCCCGTCTGTTCTGGTTAAGATTCCCAAGGATGGGACTGATATCTGGGAAACTCTCGTTGCCGGGCGAATGACCGTCATCCAGGAACTCGACTCCTGTTATCTTGTTCTGGCAGGCGCCGGCGACCTGCCTTTGTTGAAGGGCCGAGGGGTTCCGGCGATCGTCTTGGACCGAAACACCCGCGGGGCGGACTATGTCATTCTCGACGCCGCCCGCGCGGCCGACGCCGGACTGGATTCGCGCGGCCGGCTGATTCCCGTCGAGGACGGCACCGTCATTTTCCGGCCCGCCTCGGGACATGCCCACGATCATCTGCCGCCCGGACTTCCGCACAAGTATCCGGCGGCGGCATCGATTCTGGAGCACCTTTCCCGGCCCGTTCCTTCCGGCCTGTTCACATCTCAAACGGTTCACCGGGATGAGACGGCGCTGCGTCTTTCCGAACTTGTTTCCCGCGACCGTTTGAGAGCCCTGGTTCGGGGACTCCAGGATTTCCAGACCCGATATGCTTCAACGCCCCAATGCGAGGCGGCCGGAGAATCGATTTACGAGGTCTTCGCCTCACTGGGACTCCAAACCGAATACCATCCCTTTTCGTTCCGCGGTTATGAATCGAGAAACGTCATGGCCGAAAAGCCGGGCGAAACGCACCCCGATGAAATCCTCATCATCTGCGGCCATTACGACTCGACATCAAGATTCCCCCTGATCTTTGCGCCCGGCGCCGATGACAATGCGAGCGGAACGGCCGCCGTCATGGAAGCGGCCCGGGTTCTGGCTTCGGTTCCCATGGATTTCACTGTGCGGTTTGTGGCCTTTTCGGCCGAGGAATGGGGATTGTACGGCAGCCGCGCCTATGCCGTGGCGGCCCGGGCGGCCGGGGAGAAGATCATCGGCGTCATCAACCTGGACATGATCGCCTATGCGGACGCCATGCCCGAGGACCTGGAAATCATCGCCAATCCCCAATCCGCCTGGCTGTCCGAAAGGCTCGACCTGGCCGCAAATGCCTATGCGGGCCTTGCCGTCAGGAAGATCGTCAATGCCTCCTTCATCTATTCGGATCATGCCTCTTTCTGGGATATGGGATATCCGGCCGTTCTGGCCATCGAAGATGAGCCCCTCCGGAATCCGCATTACCACAGGGATACCGACACCATCGAAACATTGAATTTTGATTTTTTCGAGGCGGCGGTTCGGGCGGCCACGGGGCTGCTCGCCGAGCTAGGCCAGCCCGTCAGGCCGGGGCTTCCGGCATCGCCTCGGAGATTGGCGGCGCGGGTCTTCACGTATGGTTCGCTGTTCAACACGATCCGCAACACCCGGCTGACCTGGGAACCGAGCCCCGGCGCTGCAGGTTACAATGTCTACCGGTCGGCGACCTCCCGCGTCGGTTATGAGAGGCTGAACTCCGGTCTTGTTGCGGCGCCTGTTTTTATTGACGCTCTCATCTCTGCCGAGGTTCCTTTCTACTATGTCGTCGCCGCCGTTGGTCCGGACGGACGAGAAGGGAACTTCTCCTCCGAGGTCCGCGTCGATCCCTATGCCGCACCGCGCGCCGCTTCCGTTTCCCTGAATTTCGTCGGATTATTTCAGGGCTTGCAGCCATGA
- a CDS encoding nucleoside deaminase: MTNLLKKTRNSRAEDGEFMRLAIREARKNLKTIEGGPFGACIVLDGRILAVARNTVLRHDATCHAEVNAIRKASKILKTFDLSGCRIFSTTEPCPMCFSAIHWARIGEIVFGTEIADARKAGFRELEISNATLKSLGKSRIRLHGRFLRDECFKLFEEWVEHPGHRTY; the protein is encoded by the coding sequence ATGACCAATCTTCTAAAAAAAACTCGGAACAGCCGGGCCGAAGACGGAGAATTCATGAGGCTGGCGATCCGCGAGGCCCGAAAAAACCTGAAAACCATTGAGGGAGGCCCTTTCGGCGCCTGCATCGTCCTCGACGGACGCATCCTGGCCGTAGCCCGAAACACCGTCCTCCGGCATGACGCGACCTGCCACGCCGAAGTCAACGCCATCCGCAAAGCCTCGAAGATCCTGAAAACATTCGATCTTTCGGGATGCCGGATCTTTTCAACAACCGAACCCTGCCCGATGTGTTTCAGCGCCATTCACTGGGCCCGGATCGGGGAGATCGTGTTCGGCACGGAAATCGCCGACGCCCGAAAGGCGGGATTCCGCGAACTCGAAATCTCCAACGCAACCCTCAAGTCTTTGGGAAAAAGCCGAATCCGTCTTCACGGAAGATTTTTAAGGGACGAATGCTTCAAGCTTTTCGAAGAGTGGGTGGAGCATCCCGGGCATCGGACTTACTGA
- a CDS encoding TrpB-like pyridoxal phosphate-dependent enzyme, with product MRFATRNPEYLPTHFYNIKADLPESPKPPLNPATREPLQPGELEAVFSRGFIRQEISLDRHIPIPDPVREAYRIFRPTPLIRAAGLERNLDTPARIFYKYEGAGPTGSHKTNTALMQAFLAAEEGITTLTTETGAGQWGSSLAYAGSIFGVSARVFMVRASFRQKPGRRTLMEMFGGTVLESPSDTTDSGRGYVSQNPDHPGSLGIAIAEAVESAVRSPGCKYSLGSVLDAVLMHQSIIGLEAERQLAEFDAEPDTVIGCVGGGSNFAGIAIPFIRRKLVDGKSMRFLAVEPEVCASLTAGEIRYDHGDSVGLTPLLFMHTLGKDFIPPPIHAGGLRYHGMAPLVSHLARTGVVEARTCAQNKVFDAASLFLRTEGILPAPESSHAVAAVIDEALKAKVTGRSETILFNLSGHGFLDMSAFERNGRPAPAAAP from the coding sequence ATGCGATTCGCAACGCGAAATCCGGAATATCTTCCGACCCATTTTTACAACATCAAGGCCGACCTGCCCGAGTCCCCCAAGCCGCCTCTCAACCCGGCGACGCGGGAACCCCTGCAACCCGGAGAGCTGGAGGCCGTTTTTTCCAGAGGATTCATCCGGCAGGAAATTTCCCTGGACCGGCATATCCCCATACCGGATCCCGTCCGGGAGGCCTACCGGATCTTTCGTCCGACACCTCTCATTCGAGCCGCCGGACTTGAACGGAATCTGGACACGCCCGCCCGGATCTTCTACAAATATGAGGGCGCCGGACCGACGGGAAGCCATAAGACCAACACAGCGCTGATGCAGGCTTTCCTGGCGGCCGAGGAGGGCATCACAACCCTGACGACGGAAACGGGAGCCGGCCAGTGGGGTTCGTCCCTCGCCTACGCCGGCTCGATATTCGGCGTGTCCGCCCGGGTGTTCATGGTCCGGGCCAGCTTCAGGCAGAAACCCGGCCGGAGAACCCTCATGGAAATGTTCGGCGGAACGGTCCTCGAAAGCCCGAGCGACACGACCGATTCAGGCCGCGGCTATGTTTCCCAAAATCCGGACCACCCGGGAAGCCTGGGAATCGCCATCGCCGAAGCCGTCGAGTCGGCCGTCCGCAGCCCCGGCTGCAAATATTCGCTGGGTTCGGTCCTCGACGCCGTTCTCATGCACCAGAGCATCATCGGCCTCGAGGCCGAGCGGCAGTTGGCCGAATTCGACGCGGAGCCGGACACGGTCATCGGGTGTGTCGGCGGAGGATCGAACTTTGCCGGAATCGCCATTCCGTTCATTCGGCGGAAACTTGTGGATGGGAAATCCATGCGCTTCCTGGCCGTCGAACCCGAAGTCTGCGCATCGTTGACCGCGGGAGAAATCCGCTACGACCACGGCGACAGCGTCGGCTTGACGCCGCTTCTTTTCATGCACACACTGGGCAAGGATTTCATTCCTCCGCCCATTCATGCCGGAGGGCTCCGGTATCACGGCATGGCTCCTCTCGTCAGCCACCTCGCCCGAACCGGAGTCGTCGAGGCCCGCACCTGCGCCCAGAACAAAGTGTTCGATGCCGCCTCGCTGTTCCTGCGCACCGAAGGCATTTTACCCGCACCGGAATCCAGCCACGCCGTGGCTGCGGTCATCGACGAAGCTCTCAAGGCCAAAGTGACGGGACGGTCCGAGACCATCCTCTTCAATCTCTCGGGACACGGATTTCTCGACATGAGCGCCTTCGAAAGAAACGGGCGTCCGGCTCCCGCCGCTGCGCCCTGA